In the genome of Acaryochloris thomasi RCC1774, the window CGAAGCTTACCAAGCTGCTGCTTTGAAGCCCCCAAAATCTCTTGACCGAGAATTGTGAGGCTACCGCTTTGAGCGGCTCTCAGGCCACCCAACAGCGTTAGTAGTGTTGTTTTGCCCGAACCCGAGGGACCGGTGAGGATGACGATTTCGCCAGCCCTGATCTCTAGATCAATATCAAATAAGACCTGCTTCTGGAGCTGACCTTCACCAAAATGGTGGCTGAGTTGATGAGCAGTAATGATGGCAGACATAGTGTTCCTTTCACAGAAACTTAGAACAGCGACACAAGCGAAGAGGTTGCTTTGAAGTGAGCAAGATATCTGAATTGGCTCCCTGAATTTCCCACCAGTGAGGGACTTTGGGACTGGAGTCAATATAAGGAGCAGCCATATGGTTTAACGGAAGGGTGGACGGTCTCTCCCCCAATTCTGGAGGGAGACGGGGGGCGAATGCAGTGCTTTCTTGGAATCCTCAAACATCCTCATCAAGCGAATGTCCTAAAAACCACTCGTAGCCCGCTTTGAATTGAGCCTTGCCGCCGGTCTCTACAACATTGCCATGGGCCGGAATGACGCTATCAAAATCCCATTCCAAGACGTGTCGAACAGAAACCTCGACCTTTTCTTTGTCTGGACTACCCCACTTCTCTAAATAGGATGGTCTGAGCGCTTTGTAGAATCCCAACGCTTGCGCAGCCAGCTGCATTTCCCAGCTACTTTCCTCGTCAAAGTTGAAGGCTGTATCCGTAAGAATGAGACTCCGACTCGACCGATGCAAAAAGACGGTTTCATTGGCCAAGGAAGCTCCCCCTGGCAAGATTGTCCCAAAGCCTTCAAAGGGAAAGTAATCGAGTTCTTCGTCAAAATTCCCAATCTGGTTGAGAAGGGCATC includes:
- a CDS encoding DUF4336 domain-containing protein; translation: MNLISLADNLWTATQPLRFLGLEVGTRMVVVRLNQDDLILISPIRLEESDVAAIGALGTVRHLIAPNLFHHLFLKQAQSLFPTAKVWGVEGLVDKCPDLELDALLNQIGNFDEELDYFPFEGFGTILPGGASLANETVFLHRSSRSLILTDTAFNFDEESSWEMQLAAQALGFYKALRPSYLEKWGSPDKEKVEVSVRHVLEWDFDSVIPAHGNVVETGGKAQFKAGYEWFLGHSLDEDV